A single window of Streptomyces xanthii DNA harbors:
- a CDS encoding DegT/DnrJ/EryC1/StrS family aminotransferase, translating into MLQAAGIGTGDEVIVPAYGNTEIAEAVTRTGAAPVFADIDPDTYCIDPAHVAACVNERTAAVVPVHRFGHRADVARLRELAGRHGLLVLEHGEAEKPYDQVVQRRAHAAYLSGRLSGVRTPQGHDGHTYQQYVVRVPGNGRPDRDAFARVLRGKGIECSVPVKTPVHRMPAFRRDVALPETERAADETLALPVDGRMSRRQLQRLVANCNALGGLLQPAF; encoded by the coding sequence ATGCTGCAGGCCGCCGGTATCGGTACCGGCGACGAGGTCATCGTCCCCGCCTACGGCAACACTGAGATCGCCGAGGCCGTCACCCGTACCGGGGCCGCCCCCGTCTTCGCCGACATCGATCCGGACACGTACTGCATCGACCCCGCACACGTCGCCGCCTGCGTGAACGAGCGGACGGCGGCCGTCGTCCCCGTGCACCGGTTCGGGCACCGGGCCGATGTCGCCCGGCTCAGGGAGCTCGCGGGCCGGCACGGCCTGCTGGTTCTCGAGCACGGCGAGGCCGAGAAGCCGTACGACCAGGTCGTGCAACGTCGAGCCCATGCCGCGTACTTGAGCGGGCGGCTCAGTGGCGTACGGACGCCTCAGGGCCATGACGGGCACACCTACCAGCAGTACGTCGTGCGGGTGCCCGGGAACGGGCGGCCCGACCGGGACGCCTTCGCGCGCGTGCTGCGGGGCAAGGGGATCGAGTGCAGTGTGCCCGTGAAGACGCCGGTGCACCGCATGCCGGCGTTCCGGCGGGACGTCGCGCTGCCGGAGACGGAGCGGGCCGCTGACGAGACGCTGGCGCTGCCGGTCGACGGGCGCATGTCCCGGCGCCAGTTGCAGCGGCTAGTGGCGAACTGCAATGCGCTCGGCGGACTGCTCCAGCCGGCTTTCTGA
- a CDS encoding ribonuclease J, which produces MSHPHPELGAPPKLPKGGLRVTPLGGLGEIGRNMTVFEFDGRLLIVDCGVLFPEEEQPGIDLILPDFTSIRDRLDDIEGIVLTHGHEDHIGAVPYLLREKPDIPLIGSKLTLALIEAKLQEHRIRPYTLEVAEGDRERLGPFDCEFIAVNHSIPDALAVAIRTPAGMVVHTGDFKMDQLPLDRRLTDLPTFARLGEEGIDLLLTDSTNAEVPGFVPPERDISNVIRGVFASARKRIIVASFASHVHRIQQVLDAAHEYGRRVAFVGRSMVRNMGIARDLGYLKVPAGLVVDVKTLDDLPDDEVVLVCTGSQGEPMAALSRMANRDHQIRIVSGDTVILASSLIPGNENAVYRVINGLTRWGANVVHKGNAKVHVSGHASAGELLYFYNICKPKNLMPVHGEWRHLRANAELGALTGVPHDRIVIAEDGVVVDLVGGKAKIVGKVQAGYVYVDGLSVGDVGEPALKDRKILGDEGIISVFVVVDSSTGKITSGPTVQARGSGIEDSAFNAVIPRIQEVLDKSAQDGVVEPHQLQQLIRRTLGKWVSDTYRRRPMILPVVVEV; this is translated from the coding sequence TTGAGTCATCCGCATCCTGAACTCGGCGCCCCGCCGAAGCTCCCGAAGGGCGGCCTGCGCGTCACCCCGCTCGGCGGCCTCGGCGAGATCGGCCGCAACATGACCGTCTTCGAGTTCGACGGCCGTCTGCTGATCGTCGACTGCGGAGTGCTCTTCCCCGAGGAGGAGCAGCCCGGAATCGACCTGATCCTGCCGGACTTCACGTCCATCAGGGACCGCCTCGACGACATCGAGGGCATCGTCCTCACGCACGGGCACGAGGACCACATCGGTGCTGTCCCGTACCTGCTGCGCGAGAAGCCGGACATCCCGCTGATCGGCTCCAAGCTGACCCTCGCCCTGATCGAGGCGAAGCTCCAGGAGCACCGGATCCGCCCGTACACGCTCGAGGTCGCCGAGGGCGACCGCGAGCGGCTCGGCCCGTTCGACTGTGAGTTCATCGCGGTCAACCACTCGATCCCGGACGCGCTGGCCGTCGCCATCCGCACGCCCGCCGGCATGGTGGTGCACACGGGTGACTTCAAGATGGACCAGCTCCCGCTGGACCGTCGCCTGACCGACCTGCCCACGTTCGCGCGGCTCGGCGAGGAGGGCATCGACCTGCTCCTCACCGACTCGACGAACGCCGAGGTCCCGGGCTTCGTCCCGCCCGAGCGCGACATCTCGAACGTGATCCGCGGCGTCTTCGCCTCGGCCCGCAAGCGCATCATCGTCGCCTCGTTCGCCAGCCACGTGCACCGCATCCAGCAGGTCCTGGACGCGGCGCACGAGTACGGCCGCCGCGTCGCGTTCGTCGGCCGCTCGATGGTCCGCAACATGGGCATCGCCCGCGACCTCGGTTACCTGAAGGTCCCGGCCGGGCTCGTCGTCGACGTGAAGACGCTCGACGACCTCCCGGACGACGAGGTCGTCCTCGTCTGCACGGGCTCCCAGGGCGAGCCGATGGCCGCGCTCTCGCGCATGGCCAACCGCGACCACCAGATCCGCATCGTCTCCGGCGACACCGTGATCCTGGCGTCGTCGCTGATCCCCGGCAACGAGAACGCCGTCTACCGCGTGATCAACGGCCTGACCCGCTGGGGCGCGAACGTCGTCCACAAGGGCAACGCCAAGGTCCACGTCTCGGGCCACGCCTCGGCAGGCGAGCTGCTGTACTTCTACAACATCTGCAAGCCGAAGAACCTGATGCCGGTCCACGGCGAATGGCGCCACCTGCGCGCCAACGCGGAGCTCGGCGCCCTCACCGGCGTCCCGCACGACCGCATCGTCATCGCCGAGGACGGCGTCGTCGTCGACCTCGTCGGCGGCAAGGCCAAGATCGTCGGCAAGGTCCAGGCCGGATACGTCTACGTGGACGGCCTCTCCGTCGGCGATGTCGGCGAGCCGGCCCTGAAGGACCGCAAGATCCTCGGGGACGAGGGCATCATCTCGGTCTTCGTGGTCGTCGACTCCAGCACCGGCAAGATCACCAGTGGTCCCACGGTGCAGGCGCGCGGCTCCGGCATCGAGGACTCGGCGTTCAACGCCGTCATCCCCCGGATCCAGGAAGTGCTGGACAAGTCGGCCCAGGACGGCGTCGTCGAACCCCACCAGCTGCAGCAGCTCATCCGCCGCACGCTGGGCAAGTGGGTCTCCGACACCTACCGCCGGCGCCCGATGATCCTCCCGGTCGTCGTCGAGGTCTGA
- the dapA gene encoding 4-hydroxy-tetrahydrodipicolinate synthase: MAPTSTPQTPFGRVLTAMVTPFTADGALDLDGAQRLAAHLVDAGNDGLIVNGTTGESPTTSDAEKSDLVRAVVEAVGDRAHVVAGVGTNDTHHSIELARAAQQAGAHGLLTVTPYYNKPPQEGLYRHFTAIADATELPVMLYDIPGRSGVPINTDTIVRLAEHPRIVANKDAKGDLGRASWAIARSGLAWYSGDDMLNLPLLSVGACGFVSVVGHLVAPDLRAMLDAYLSGDVHKATEIHQKLLPVFTGMFRTQGVITTKAALDLQGLPAGPLRLPLVELTAEETAQLKIDLAAGGVQL, from the coding sequence ATGGCTCCGACCTCGACTCCGCAGACCCCCTTCGGGAGGGTCCTCACCGCCATGGTCACGCCCTTCACGGCGGACGGCGCACTCGACCTCGACGGCGCGCAGCGGCTCGCCGCCCACCTGGTGGACGCAGGCAACGACGGCCTGATCGTCAACGGCACCACGGGCGAGTCCCCGACCACCAGCGACGCGGAGAAATCGGATCTCGTACGAGCCGTGGTCGAGGCGGTCGGTGACCGCGCCCACGTCGTCGCCGGCGTCGGCACGAACGACACGCACCACAGCATCGAGCTCGCCCGCGCCGCCCAGCAGGCCGGCGCCCACGGACTCCTCACGGTCACGCCGTACTACAACAAGCCCCCGCAGGAGGGCCTGTACCGCCACTTCACGGCGATCGCCGACGCGACCGAACTGCCCGTGATGCTGTACGACATCCCGGGCCGCAGCGGCGTGCCGATCAACACGGACACGATCGTCCGCCTCGCCGAGCACCCGCGCATCGTCGCCAACAAGGACGCCAAGGGCGACCTCGGCCGCGCCAGCTGGGCCATCGCCCGCTCCGGCCTTGCCTGGTACTCCGGCGACGACATGCTCAACCTGCCGCTCCTGTCCGTCGGCGCCTGCGGCTTCGTCTCCGTCGTCGGCCACCTCGTCGCCCCCGACCTGCGCGCCATGCTCGACGCGTACCTGTCGGGTGACGTACACAAGGCGACGGAGATCCACCAGAAGCTGCTCCCCGTCTTCACCGGCATGTTCCGCACGCAGGGCGTCATCACCACGAAGGCCGCTCTCGACCTCCAGGGCCTGCCGGCCGGACCGCTGCGCCTCCCCCTCGTCGAGCTGACCGCCGAGGAGACCGCCCAGCTCAAGATCGATCTTGCCGCCGGCGGGGTACAGCTCTGA
- the dapB gene encoding 4-hydroxy-tetrahydrodipicolinate reductase, whose product MSKLRVAVLGANGRIGSEAVRAVEAAEDMELVAALGRGDKLETLTESGAQVAVELTTPDSVMRNLEFCVRHGIHGVVGTTGWTEDRLAQLNQWLADSPSTGVLIAPNFSIGAVLTMKFAEAAAPYFESVEVIELHHPKKVDAPSGTAARTAQLIAAAREKAGSAPQPDATATALDGARGADVDGIPVHSVRLRGLLAHQEVLLGGEGETLTIRHDSLHHSSFMPGILLGARKVVTTPGLTFGLEHFLDLNG is encoded by the coding sequence ATGAGCAAGCTGCGCGTGGCGGTCCTCGGGGCCAACGGCCGCATCGGCTCCGAGGCGGTCCGGGCCGTCGAGGCCGCCGAGGACATGGAGCTCGTGGCCGCCCTCGGCCGCGGCGACAAGCTGGAGACCCTCACGGAGTCCGGCGCCCAGGTCGCGGTCGAACTGACGACGCCCGACTCGGTCATGCGGAACCTTGAGTTCTGCGTGCGCCACGGGATCCACGGCGTCGTCGGCACGACGGGCTGGACCGAGGACCGCCTCGCGCAGCTGAACCAGTGGCTCGCGGACTCCCCGTCCACCGGTGTGCTCATCGCGCCGAACTTCTCCATCGGCGCCGTCCTCACCATGAAGTTCGCCGAGGCCGCCGCTCCGTACTTCGAGTCCGTCGAGGTCATCGAGCTGCACCACCCGAAGAAGGTCGACGCCCCCTCGGGCACGGCCGCCCGCACGGCGCAGCTCATCGCGGCCGCCCGCGAGAAGGCCGGCAGCGCGCCGCAGCCCGACGCGACGGCCACGGCCCTCGACGGAGCGCGCGGCGCGGACGTGGACGGCATCCCGGTCCACTCGGTGCGTCTGCGCGGCCTCCTGGCCCACCAGGAGGTCCTCCTGGGCGGCGAGGGGGAGACGCTGACCATCCGCCACGACTCGCTGCACCACAGCAGCTTCATGCCGGGCATCCTGCTGGGTGCGCGCAAGGTCGTGACGACCCCGGGCCTCACCTTCGGCCTGGAACACTTCCTCGACCTGAACGGCTGA
- a CDS encoding M16 family metallopeptidase, translated as MTSRSTKATARTSSEARAVARTQTLIKGENGIGTVRRTTLPSGLRIVTETLPSVRSATFGIWAHVGSRDETPTLNGATHYLEHLLFKGTHKRSALDISAAIDAVGGEMNAFTAKEYTCYYARVLDTDLPLAIDVVCDMLTGSLIEEADVDAERGVILEEIAMTEDDPGDCVHDLFAHTMLGDTPLGRPVLGTVDTINALSRGQISRFYKKHYDPTHLVVAAAGNVDHNKVVRQVRAAFDKAGALGDATALPVGPRTGSKSLRAAGRVDVLGRKTEQAHVILGMPGLARTDDRRWAMGVLNTALGGGMSSRLFQEVREKRGLAYSVYSYTSAFADCGLFGVYAGCRPNQVHDVLQICRDELDLAAREGLSDDEITRAIGQLSGSTVLGLEDTGALMNRIGKSELCWGEQMSVSDMLERIAAVTPDEVREVAREILGQRPSLSVIGPLKDKQTARLHEAVA; from the coding sequence GTGACGTCCCGTAGCACCAAGGCGACGGCCCGCACCTCCTCGGAGGCGCGGGCCGTCGCCCGTACCCAAACCCTGATCAAGGGCGAGAACGGCATCGGTACGGTCCGCAGGACCACGCTCCCCAGCGGCCTGCGCATCGTCACCGAGACCCTGCCCTCCGTCCGCTCGGCGACCTTCGGCATCTGGGCCCACGTGGGCTCCCGTGACGAGACGCCGACCCTGAACGGCGCGACGCACTACCTGGAGCACCTCCTCTTCAAGGGCACTCACAAGCGCAGCGCCCTCGACATCTCCGCCGCGATCGACGCGGTCGGCGGCGAGATGAACGCCTTCACGGCGAAGGAGTACACGTGCTACTACGCGCGCGTGCTCGACACCGACCTGCCGCTCGCCATCGACGTCGTCTGCGACATGCTGACCGGCTCCCTCATCGAGGAGGCCGACGTCGACGCCGAGCGCGGCGTCATCCTCGAAGAGATCGCGATGACCGAGGACGACCCGGGCGACTGCGTGCACGACCTGTTCGCGCACACCATGCTCGGCGACACCCCGCTGGGCCGCCCGGTCCTCGGCACGGTCGACACGATCAACGCGCTCAGCCGCGGCCAGATCAGCCGCTTCTACAAGAAGCACTACGACCCGACGCACCTCGTCGTCGCGGCCGCGGGCAACGTCGACCACAACAAGGTGGTCCGCCAGGTCCGTGCCGCCTTCGACAAGGCGGGCGCCCTCGGCGACGCCACCGCGCTCCCCGTCGGCCCCCGCACCGGCAGCAAGAGCCTGCGCGCCGCCGGCCGCGTCGACGTCCTCGGCCGCAAGACCGAGCAGGCCCACGTCATCCTCGGCATGCCGGGCCTCGCCCGCACCGACGACCGCCGCTGGGCCATGGGCGTGCTCAACACGGCACTGGGCGGCGGCATGTCCTCCCGCCTCTTCCAGGAGGTCCGCGAGAAGCGCGGCCTGGCCTACAGCGTGTACTCGTACACCTCGGCCTTCGCCGACTGCGGCCTGTTCGGCGTGTACGCGGGCTGCCGGCCCAACCAGGTGCACGACGTCCTGCAGATCTGCCGCGACGAGCTCGACCTGGCCGCGCGGGAGGGCCTGAGCGACGACGAGATCACTCGCGCCATCGGCCAGCTCTCCGGCTCCACGGTCCTCGGCCTGGAGGACACCGGCGCGCTCATGAACCGCATCGGCAAGAGCGAGCTGTGCTGGGGCGAGCAGATGTCCGTCTCCGACATGCTGGAGCGGATCGCCGCGGTGACCCCCGACGAGGTGCGCGAGGTGGCCCGGGAGATCCTGGGACAGCGTCCGTCCCTGTCGGTCATCGGCCCGCTCAAGGACAAGCAGACCGCCCGTCTGCACGAAGCGGTCGCGTAA
- a CDS encoding polyribonucleotide nucleotidyltransferase: MENETHYAEAVIDNGSFGTRTIRFETGRLARQAAGSAVAYLDDDTMVLSATSASKNPKDQLDFFPLTVDVEERMYAAGKIPGSFFRREGRPSEDAVLTCRLIDRPLRPSFKKGLRNEIQVVATIMALNPDHLYDVVAINAASASTQLAGLPFSGPVGGVRVALINGQWVAFPTHTELEDAVFDMVVAGRVLEDGDVAIMMVEAEATEKTIQLVKGGAEAPTEEVVAAGLEAAKPFIKVLCKAQADLAAKAAKPTAEFPIFLDFQDDVLEALTAAVKPELSAALTIAGKQEREAELDRVKGLAAEKLLPEFEGREKEISAAYRALTKSLVRERVIKEKKRIDGRGVTDIRTLAAEVEAIPRVHGSALFERGETQILGVTTLNMLRMEQQLDTLSPVTRKRYMHNYNFPPYSVGETGRVGSPKRREIGHGALAERALVPVLPTREEFPYAIRQVSEALGSNGSTSMGSVCASTMSMLNAGVPLKAPVAGIAMGLISQEIDGKTHYVTLTDILGAEDAFGDMDFKVAGTKEFVTALQLDTKLDGIPASVLAAALKQAKDARLHILDVMMEAIDVPDEMSPNAPRIITVKIPVDKIGEVIGPKGKMINQIQEDTGADITIEDDGTIYIGAADGPAAEAARATINGIANPTMPEVGERYLGTVVKTTTFGAFVSLLPGKDGLLHISQIRKLAGGKRVENVEDVLGVGQKVQVEIAEIDSRGKLSLIPVIEGEEGDDAKDDTDK; this comes from the coding sequence GTGGAGAACGAGACCCACTACGCCGAGGCCGTCATTGACAACGGCTCCTTCGGCACCCGCACCATCCGCTTCGAGACGGGCCGTCTGGCCCGCCAGGCCGCCGGCTCCGCCGTCGCCTACCTCGACGACGACACGATGGTCCTCTCGGCCACCTCGGCCTCGAAGAACCCCAAGGACCAGCTCGACTTCTTCCCCCTGACGGTGGACGTCGAGGAGCGGATGTACGCCGCCGGCAAGATCCCCGGCAGCTTCTTCCGTCGTGAGGGCCGGCCCTCCGAGGACGCCGTCCTCACCTGCCGCCTCATCGACCGCCCGCTGCGCCCCTCCTTCAAGAAGGGCCTGCGCAACGAGATCCAGGTCGTCGCGACGATCATGGCGCTCAACCCCGACCACCTGTACGACGTCGTCGCGATCAACGCCGCGTCCGCGTCCACCCAGCTGGCCGGTCTGCCCTTCTCCGGCCCGGTCGGCGGCGTCCGCGTCGCGCTGATCAACGGCCAGTGGGTCGCGTTCCCGACGCACACCGAGCTCGAGGACGCCGTCTTCGACATGGTCGTCGCCGGTCGCGTCCTCGAGGACGGCGACGTCGCGATCATGATGGTCGAGGCCGAGGCCACCGAGAAGACCATCCAGCTGGTCAAGGGCGGCGCCGAGGCGCCGACCGAGGAGGTCGTCGCCGCCGGTCTCGAGGCCGCCAAGCCCTTCATCAAGGTGCTGTGCAAGGCCCAGGCCGACCTCGCCGCCAAGGCCGCGAAGCCGACCGCCGAGTTCCCGATCTTCCTGGACTTCCAGGACGACGTGCTCGAGGCCCTGACCGCCGCCGTGAAGCCCGAGCTCTCCGCCGCGCTGACCATCGCCGGCAAGCAGGAGCGCGAGGCCGAGCTGGACCGCGTCAAGGGTCTGGCCGCCGAGAAGCTCCTCCCGGAGTTCGAGGGCCGCGAGAAGGAGATCTCCGCCGCGTACCGCGCGCTGACCAAGTCCCTGGTCCGCGAGCGCGTCATCAAGGAGAAGAAGCGCATCGACGGCCGCGGTGTCACCGACATCCGCACCCTGGCCGCCGAGGTCGAGGCCATCCCGCGCGTGCACGGCTCCGCCCTGTTCGAGCGCGGCGAGACCCAGATCCTGGGCGTCACCACGCTGAACATGCTGCGCATGGAGCAGCAGCTGGACACCCTCTCCCCGGTGACCCGCAAGCGCTACATGCACAACTACAACTTCCCGCCGTACTCCGTCGGTGAGACGGGCCGCGTCGGCTCCCCCAAGCGCCGCGAGATCGGCCACGGCGCCCTCGCCGAGCGCGCCCTGGTGCCGGTGCTCCCGACGCGCGAGGAGTTCCCCTACGCGATCCGTCAGGTGTCCGAGGCCCTCGGCTCCAACGGCTCGACGTCCATGGGCTCCGTCTGCGCCTCCACCATGTCGATGCTGAACGCCGGTGTGCCGCTGAAGGCCCCCGTCGCCGGTATCGCCATGGGTCTGATCTCCCAGGAGATCGACGGCAAGACGCACTACGTCACCCTCACCGACATCCTCGGTGCGGAGGACGCCTTCGGCGACATGGACTTCAAGGTCGCCGGCACCAAGGAGTTCGTGACCGCCCTCCAGCTGGACACGAAGCTCGACGGCATCCCGGCCTCCGTCCTGGCCGCCGCCCTCAAGCAGGCCAAGGACGCCCGCCTCCACATCCTCGACGTGATGATGGAAGCGATCGACGTCCCGGACGAGATGTCCCCGAACGCGCCGCGGATCATCACGGTCAAGATCCCGGTCGACAAGATCGGTGAGGTCATCGGCCCCAAGGGCAAGATGATCAACCAGATCCAGGAGGACACCGGCGCCGACATCACGATCGAGGACGACGGCACCATCTACATCGGTGCCGCCGACGGCCCGGCCGCCGAGGCCGCCCGCGCCACGATCAACGGCATCGCCAACCCGACCATGCCGGAGGTCGGCGAGCGCTACCTGGGCACCGTCGTGAAGACGACGACCTTCGGCGCGTTCGTGTCCCTGCTCCCGGGCAAGGACGGCCTGCTGCACATCTCGCAGATCCGCAAGCTCGCCGGCGGCAAGCGCGTGGAGAACGTCGAGGACGTCCTCGGTGTGGGCCAGAAGGTCCAGGTCGAGATCGCCGAGATCGACTCCCGCGGCAAGCTCTCCCTGATCCCCGTGATCGAGGGCGAAGAGGGCGACGACGCGAAGGACGACACCGACAAGTGA
- the rpsO gene encoding 30S ribosomal protein S15, with amino-acid sequence MALDNATKKQIIAEFGQKEGDTGSPEVQVAMLSRRISDLTEHLKTHKHDHHSRRGLLILVGQRRRLLQYLAKKDIARFRVLVERLGIRRGAAGAR; translated from the coding sequence GTGGCTCTCGACAACGCTACGAAGAAGCAGATCATCGCCGAGTTCGGCCAGAAGGAGGGCGACACCGGCTCTCCCGAGGTTCAGGTGGCCATGCTCTCCCGCCGCATCTCGGACCTGACCGAGCACCTCAAGACGCACAAGCACGACCACCACTCCCGTCGTGGTCTGCTGATCCTGGTCGGCCAGCGTCGCCGCCTCCTGCAGTACCTGGCCAAGAAGGACATCGCGCGCTTCCGTGTCCTGGTCGAGCGCCTCGGCATCCGCCGCGGTGCGGCCGGCGCCCGATAA
- the eccD gene encoding type VII secretion integral membrane protein EccD, translating to MTASAPAGRTGAAGPGAPASAGTGLGFCRVTIVAPDSRIDVALPDDVPVADLYPEILRLSQQSPAEGAPVGYHLVRRDGTVLDSARSFSAQRILDGELLTLRPFSESLPPAVYDDVSEAVASAVTKDRTLWSGDLTRAAGLVAGGILPALMAFVAWNSEIRHDMHSLQGILAAVAGVLLITLACVRGRVYDDRGSAVALGLGALPNIAVAGSGLLPLSEGQGIGRLQFLLACAAVLVASVVLTLVSPGGDGPFVAFVFASLIGLITTFIAILTHLKPIETAAIGAPLSVSALAFLPGLSMRFARLPIGFEPPNPGRAGYDTTADPSGVHEAVDAERVAAQARRGHELLVGLVGGCALVSVGSSIVLGFSNNVWGQLLALATGVAMLMRAHLFRYTAQVGATLAAGLAALVFLGLGLALHPPVDYLRDAIFKNDTTALDIRTVWIIAAIGAATALVTSIGLITPRRGVTPFWGRFLEIAETFVLLTLIPLALAVFDVYASARAMTS from the coding sequence ATGACGGCCTCCGCGCCGGCCGGCCGGACCGGCGCAGCGGGTCCCGGAGCTCCCGCGTCTGCGGGCACGGGCCTCGGATTCTGCCGCGTCACGATCGTGGCGCCCGACAGCCGCATCGACGTGGCACTGCCCGACGACGTGCCGGTCGCCGACCTGTACCCCGAGATCCTGCGGCTCTCCCAGCAGAGCCCGGCCGAGGGGGCGCCCGTCGGCTACCACCTCGTACGCCGCGACGGCACGGTCCTCGACAGCGCCCGCTCCTTCTCGGCGCAGCGCATCCTGGACGGCGAGCTGCTGACGCTGCGCCCGTTCTCCGAGTCGCTGCCGCCCGCGGTCTACGACGACGTGTCCGAGGCCGTCGCCTCCGCCGTCACCAAGGACCGCACCCTGTGGAGCGGAGACCTCACCCGCGCGGCGGGCCTCGTGGCCGGCGGCATCCTGCCCGCCCTCATGGCCTTCGTCGCGTGGAACTCCGAGATCCGCCACGACATGCACAGCCTCCAGGGCATCCTGGCCGCCGTCGCCGGCGTCCTGCTGATCACCCTGGCGTGCGTACGGGGCCGCGTCTACGACGACCGCGGCTCGGCCGTCGCGCTCGGTCTCGGCGCCCTGCCGAACATCGCGGTCGCGGGCTCCGGACTGCTCCCGCTCTCCGAGGGGCAGGGCATCGGCAGGCTCCAGTTCCTGCTCGCCTGCGCGGCGGTCCTGGTCGCCTCCGTGGTGCTCACCCTGGTCTCGCCCGGCGGTGACGGGCCCTTCGTGGCGTTCGTCTTCGCCTCGCTGATCGGCCTGATCACCACCTTCATCGCGATCCTCACGCACCTCAAGCCGATCGAGACGGCCGCCATCGGCGCGCCGCTCTCCGTGAGCGCCCTCGCGTTCCTGCCCGGCCTCTCCATGCGCTTCGCCCGCCTGCCCATCGGCTTCGAACCGCCGAACCCGGGCCGCGCCGGCTACGACACGACCGCCGACCCGTCGGGCGTCCACGAGGCCGTCGACGCCGAGCGCGTCGCCGCCCAGGCCCGCCGCGGCCACGAGCTGCTCGTCGGCCTCGTCGGCGGCTGCGCCCTCGTCTCCGTGGGCTCCTCGATCGTCCTCGGCTTCTCCAACAACGTCTGGGGGCAGCTGCTCGCCCTCGCCACGGGCGTCGCCATGCTGATGCGCGCGCACCTGTTCCGCTACACGGCGCAGGTCGGGGCCACGCTCGCCGCCGGTCTCGCCGCGCTCGTCTTCCTGGGACTCGGCCTCGCCCTGCACCCGCCGGTCGACTACCTGCGCGACGCGATCTTCAAGAACGACACCACGGCCCTCGACATCCGCACCGTGTGGATCATCGCGGCGATCGGCGCGGCCACCGCCCTGGTGACCTCGATCGGCCTGATCACCCCGCGTCGCGGAGTCACCCCCTTCTGGGGCCGCTTCCTGGAGATCGCCGAGACGTTCGTCCTGCTCACGCTGATCCCGTTGGCCCTGGCCGTCTTCGACGTCTACGCGTCGGCGCGGGCCATGACCAGCTAG